The DNA segment TCAAAATTTCAAAATCGTCTCTTCCTAGACGCAGAGAAAGATCATTACGAATTTGCTTAATGGCTTCTTCTATAATTTGGTCATTAATAACAATTTTCTCTCCTGGTTTCTGCCTGATAAGCCGCAAACAAATGCGACAACACACATTACCCAGACGAATTAATTCACGCAGCACTCCACCACTGTAAACAACAATCTTCTCTGCTGCTGATTTGTCTATTAATTCACTAGAAATGCGTTTTTGTAAGATTTCACATAAAATATTTTTGGCTTCACTTCGAGGCTGGGCATCAGGCAAACGATTGTCACCCTTAGCAAAAATCTTGATAACAGGCATCACCACAGTTTGATAATTAGTTTCTGCACCAATAAGTGGCCAGAGAAAAGTGTCACACATTACCGAAATAGGGATAGTATAGATAATCCGAAAATTAGGTTGAAACAGAGCTTTAATATTATCTCGATAAATATCATTAACTCTTCCCAAATCTAGTTTATCTAAATCATCAATGATGACTATAACTTCTTGTTTAGTAGCAAATTGAATCAATGCAGCAATTTCATTAATTCGGGCAACTAAATCTGATATTTTCCGTTCAAATTCCTGTGTAATTTCCTCTCTAACTTTTGCGTCAGCCTTTAATTGAGCTTTCAGGAAAGTGAGCAAATTAACACTAGCTTCAATCCCACCTCCCAACTCTGCCTCTGTAGTCCGAGTACGAGTTGCAAACCATCCATAAAGTTTATCTTTAGTAGTTTGAGGAATTTGTACTTTGCGTGCTTCTGCCTCGTACATTAAATTAAGAGCGATCGCAAACAGAATATTGACATGATTAACAGCCGACATTTCAATAGTGTCAGCAATAGAAAATAAAACTACAAAAAAATTATCCTGAACTTGTCTACTAAATTCGGCTAATAAAGAAGACTTTCCACATCCTCGATGTCCAGTAAATACAAACTTGCCATCACCATTAGGGCTATCTTCAACTAATTGCCGCAAATCTGCTATTAAATCATCACCATAATCTACACGAAACTGCTCCATTAATTTCTCTCCCATCAATGGAAACAATTCGAGATTGCTATAAGCTTCCTGGAAAGATTTTAATAATTCCTTAGACATAAACAAACTATGGCAACATAACATTTTTCATACTTACTTATATCATCACCCATCCTCGCAAAAATAGAACTATTCTCTGCGAAACTCTGCGCCAACCTCCGCGCCACTTTGCGTATAAAAAACATTACCCCTCTCCGCCGCCGGAAAGGGGTTAAAGATGAGATATGAAAATTCTCACAAGCTGACACTTAGTACTCAGCCTAATAAGCGTCCTGCAATTCGTAGAAATCAGGCGAAATGTAATCCTTCCGCAAAGGCCAACCTACCCAATCTTCCGGCATCAAAATCCGCTTCAAATTGGGGTGTCCTTCGTAGATAATGCCGAACATATCGTAAGATTCGCGTTCTTGCCAGTCTGCGGTTTTCCAAATCCAGTACACCGAAGGAACTACCGGATTTTCCCGTGGTAAGAACACCTTCACCCTGATTTCTTCAGGCTTATCAGCATTGTCACTCACCTTCACCAAGTGATACACGCTAACCAAATCCTGTCCTGGCCCAAGGTCAACACCACCTTGAAACTGGAGATAATTAAACCCGTAAGCATACAGGGCTGTAGCGATGGGAAGCAAGAAATCTGCCTCCACTTTAATTATCTCCACGCCGTTTTTGTCGGCTGCCAAAGATTCATGAGCAAAGCCATTTTCCGTTAGCCACTGGGAAGTCGGCCCAGATGGAACTATAGCGGCTTCTGCTGCGGGTACTGGTTGTAATTCTTCATCAGCCACGTTTTTGTTCCTCCTTCTGGGTTTGTGATGTCAGCAGTGCTGGGGGAACAGGAAGACCGATCGCTTCTGTCAACTCTTTTGGTGGGTTGAAGCGAGTCTCTGACTGCATATACTTACCAGTTAAGATGTCTGGTACTGGCTTCAAGTTATGAGTCGTGCTGTAGAAACGATGGGTTTGCCGAATCAGACTCCGTTCCTGCATAGAGTCGTTAGCAATCTTCTTCCGCAGCTTAATAATTGCGTCGATAATTGCTTCCGGACGGGGAGGACAACCAGGTAAGTAGACATCCACGGGAATTAACTTATCAACTCCCCGCACAGCCGTAGGCGAATCAACGCTAAACATACCGCCTGTAATTGTGCAAGCACCCATCGCAATTACATACTTAGGTTCGGGCATTTGTTCATAAAGACGCACCAATTGAGGAGCCATCTTCATGGTGATTGTCCCAGCTGTGATAATCAAATCGGCTTGACGGGGACTGGAACGGGGAATTAACCCGAAGCGGTCAAAGTCAAAACGCGAACCAATTAATGCTGCAAACTCAATAAAGCAGCAAGCTGTACCAAACAACAACGGCCACAGGCTCGAAAGCCTAGCCCAGTTATAGAGGTCATCAACCGTAGTTAAAATCACATTTTCCGACAGGTCTTGAGTGATTGTAGGACGTTCAATGGGGTTGATGATTCGCTCTTTGTCCTGAGTAGTTAAATCAGAATTCAAGACCATTCCAATGCTCCTTTACGCCATGCGTAAACTAGGGCGACTACAAGAATTGCAATAAAAATTAGCGCTTCAATGAATGCCAATAGCCCCAGACGGTGAAAAGCAACTGCCCAAGGATATAAGAACACAGTCTCCACGTCAAAGACGACAAAGACCAGGGCAAACATATAGTAGCGGATATTGAACTGAATCCAGGCTCCCCCTATTGGTTCCATCCCAGATTCGTAAGTGGTGCGGCGTTCCAGGCTGTTACCAGTGGGTCTCAGGAGCTTGGACGCGGAAAGCGCTAATGCAGGAACTAGGCTACAGATAATGAGAAAGCCTAGAAGGTACTCGTAACCGCTAAGGACAAACACAATGAATATCTACCGCTTATGGTGTAAATAAGGCTGTTACTTTATTTCACATTATATCTTTTTATCTTTTCTGAAATCTTCGCAACAAACGCATTTCGAGTATTTGATTCGTTTCTATGATTGATAGAAAAGTCTAACGGGTATGTCATAATTTTTAACGTATATTTAATATTTCTTTTCTGTGAGACTTTCACCATGAGCGAACAAGCTGTTGAAAATACAGTGTTAGACCGCTTTGAGTGTCGCTCCTGCGGTTATGTTTACGAACCTGAGAAAGGGGACAATAAGCATGACATTGCGCCAGAGACACCATTTGCCGAACTGCCAATCAATTGGCGCTGTCCAGTTTGTACAGCGAAAAAGGCAGCTTTCACGAACATCGGCCCGGCAGGTACAGCCTCCGGTTTCAGAGAAAATCTCGGTTATGGTTTAGGTGTCAATAAGCTCACCCCAGCACAAAAAAATATCCTCATTTTTGGTGCTTTAGCTTTGGGATTCTTGTTCTTTATCAGTCTTTATGGCTTGCAGTAATGCTGGAGATAGGGGTTTAGGGGTGTAAGGGTTTAGGGGTGTAGGGGTATAAAAATCAGCTTTTTTTACTCAGCACTCATTAGTCTTTCAATCTGCTTAAGGTAAACCTTCTAGAAAAACCTTACACAAATTCAGAAACAAATAAAGAAATCGATGGTTATTGTGAAAAGTTGGCAAAAAATATTTACTTTGTTGGTGGTCTTACTCTTGTGTATTGGTTGTAGTAAGGTTCCCTCTACCAGCTACAACCCTTGGGCAGTGGTTTCTTTGCCAACAGAGGCCAAATTACTGGATATTGCTTTTACAGAAAATCCTCAGCATGGTTTTTTAGTAGGTAGTAGTGCCACCTTGCTAGAAACCAATGATGGTGGTAATAATTGGCAGCCCCTGAATTTGGCACTGGATGATGATAGATACCGTTTTGACTCAGTAAGTTTCGCTGGCAAAGAAGGCTGGATTGTCGGTGAACCTTCTTTGCTATTGCACACCACAGATGAGGGTCGTTCTTGGTCACGCATTCCCTTGAGTGAGAAACTCCCCGGTAATCCCATCGCTATCCAAGCTTTGGGAACAGACATAGCTGAGATGGCTACAGATGTAGGTGCTATCTATAAAACTACTGATGGCGGAAAAAATTGGAAAGCCCAAGTAGAGGCTGCTGTAGGGGTAGTGCGGAACTTGGAACGTTCTGTGGATGGTAAGTATGTTGCTGTTTCTGCAAAGGGTAGTTTCTACTCTACTTGGGAAGCAGGACAAAATGCTTGGGTTCCCCACAACCGTAATAGTTCTCGCCGTGTAGAAAATATGGGATTTTCACAGGATGGGCTGTGGTTACTCGCTAGGGGTGGTCAGGTACAATTTAGCGACCCAGCTAACCCGGATGAGTGGTTAGATGCCGAAACTCCTGAGCTGGCGACCAGTTGGGGTTTACTGGATATGGCCTATCGCACACCAAACGAAGTTTGGATTGGCGGCGGTAGTGGTAACTTATTGGTAAGTACTGATGGCGGCAAAACCTGGGAAAAAGACCGAGATGTAGAAGAAGTGGCAGCTAATTTTTACAAGGTTGTCTTTCTCAAGCCCGATCAGGGATTTGTGATTGGCGATCGCGGTGTTTTACTAAAATATCAACCAGAGGCAGCAAAAACTGCCACAACAGAACCAGCTGCTTAGGTAGTTTTCCTAACTTTTATGAGAAGAAAGTTGCAACTTGTAACTCTTTCTTAACTTTGTAGGATAATAAACTCAATAACAATCTTTGTGAAGGTGGGAATCTAAATGTCAGGGACTACTGGAGAACGTCCGTTTTCCGATATCGTCACCAGTATTCGTTACTGGGTAATTCACAGCATCACCATTCCAGCATTATTTATTGCTGGTTGGTTATTCGTCAGCACCGGGCTGGCTTATGATGTGTTTGGCACTCCTCGTCCTGATGAGTATTACACACAAGCACGGCAAGAACTGCCAATTGTGAACAATCGTTTTGAAGCGAAAAAACAAGTTGAACAACTTATCCAAAAGTAGTTTGAAATCATGACTAGCGGGAACAACATCAATCAACCAGTTACCTATCCTATTTTTACGGTGAGATGGATCGCGGTTCACACACTAGCTGTGCCTACCGTATTCTTTTTGGGCGCGATCGCCTCAATGCAGTTTATTCAACGCTAGTTCGACACTAGGAGTAAATCATGGAAAGAACGCCCAATCCTAATAATCAACCGGTAGAACTCAACCGGACTTCACTTTACCTGGGACTATTACTAGTTTTTGTTCTAGGTATTCTATTCTCCAGTTACTTCTTTAACTAACTGGAACTCTTGTTGTGAATTTTCATTTATTCAACCTGTGTTGATTTGTTGTTAAGGGAGGAGAAAGCTGTGTCTGCTGGAAGTGGGAGAATTCCCCTGTGGGTCGTCGCTACGATCGCAGGTTTAGGTGTAATTACGGTTGTAGGTATCTTCTTCTATGGAGCCTACGCTGGAATCGGTTCTTCAATATAATTTAGTCTGGGTTTTCTAGCTCTTGTTTAGAAAACAGCATTAAAAAACCGCCTGTCTCCAAAAGATAGGCGGTATTTTGTTTTGTGAACTTAAAAACCAATTAGTTGAACATTTGATAACAGGCAATAGGTAAAATTTGGTAACAAGTAACTAAAAATAAATTATTGCTCACTACCCATTACCAGTTCTTAAATTGACTACTAACAACTTAAGTTAGTATCAAATTACGTATTACCCGTTACATCCGCTTCCATTAAGCAACATCTTCGCGCTCAATATATAGAAATAGAAACGAGAAGGTGGCAATTGGTACAACCCAACCAATTACGGGAACGAAGATAGAGGACAAGAAAGAAGCGTCAGCCAAGATAGAAGGCAAAAATGCAGTTGCCATAGTAAAGTTTCCTCTTAAATCACACTACAATTCAAGACGAGCTTACTGCAAATTCAGCCAGTTTTTTTAAATTCTCAAGATTTTTAACACACCCTCATTCAGATGGTATTCACATACCAAGTAAGTCATTTAGGCTAACATTAGGCAAATCAGGAGGAATTACAGTTTTTACTATTGTGACCTTGTGACTTTCCTGCTGGGTAGCTGTATTGAGAGCGATCGCCTCTATCCGAATCTCCATGCAGCCAAAGGGAATATTGAGTTGAGTCATCGCTTCCAGGTTACCTGAGGAGTTCTGTAACAACTCTTTTAGTAGGTGGGGCCCATCCAACAACCAGCGAGTTTGACAGTCTTCCACCCACAATTTGACTACAACTTGTGGGGATACTTGTGGCAATTCTACTCGTATCCTCACTAAAGTACCAGCAATCAGTTCCCCATCTGGTACATACAGTTGGGGAATCGGTAAG comes from the Nostoc sp. PCC 7120 = FACHB-418 genome and includes:
- a CDS encoding ATP-binding protein, with product MSKELLKSFQEAYSNLELFPLMGEKLMEQFRVDYGDDLIADLRQLVEDSPNGDGKFVFTGHRGCGKSSLLAEFSRQVQDNFFVVLFSIADTIEMSAVNHVNILFAIALNLMYEAEARKVQIPQTTKDKLYGWFATRTRTTEAELGGGIEASVNLLTFLKAQLKADAKVREEITQEFERKISDLVARINEIAALIQFATKQEVIVIIDDLDKLDLGRVNDIYRDNIKALFQPNFRIIYTIPISVMCDTFLWPLIGAETNYQTVVMPVIKIFAKGDNRLPDAQPRSEAKNILCEILQKRISSELIDKSAAEKIVVYSGGVLRELIRLGNVCCRICLRLIRQKPGEKIVINDQIIEEAIKQIRNDLSLRLGRDDFEILKTTYEQFEPEDVQQQEFLELLHGLYVLEYRNDETWYDIHPILVETLRRRGLINGE
- a CDS encoding NAD(P)H-quinone oxidoreductase subunit J, whose protein sequence is MADEELQPVPAAEAAIVPSGPTSQWLTENGFAHESLAADKNGVEIIKVEADFLLPIATALYAYGFNYLQFQGGVDLGPGQDLVSVYHLVKVSDNADKPEEIRVKVFLPRENPVVPSVYWIWKTADWQERESYDMFGIIYEGHPNLKRILMPEDWVGWPLRKDYISPDFYELQDAY
- a CDS encoding NADH dehydrogenase subunit K, translated to MVLNSDLTTQDKERIINPIERPTITQDLSENVILTTVDDLYNWARLSSLWPLLFGTACCFIEFAALIGSRFDFDRFGLIPRSSPRQADLIITAGTITMKMAPQLVRLYEQMPEPKYVIAMGACTITGGMFSVDSPTAVRGVDKLIPVDVYLPGCPPRPEAIIDAIIKLRKKIANDSMQERSLIRQTHRFYSTTHNLKPVPDILTGKYMQSETRFNPPKELTEAIGLPVPPALLTSQTQKEEQKRG
- the ndhC gene encoding photosynthetic/respiratory NAD(P)H-quinone oxidoreductase subunit C; this encodes MFVLSGYEYLLGFLIICSLVPALALSASKLLRPTGNSLERRTTYESGMEPIGGAWIQFNIRYYMFALVFVVFDVETVFLYPWAVAFHRLGLLAFIEALIFIAILVVALVYAWRKGALEWS
- a CDS encoding rubredoxin, encoding MSEQAVENTVLDRFECRSCGYVYEPEKGDNKHDIAPETPFAELPINWRCPVCTAKKAAFTNIGPAGTASGFRENLGYGLGVNKLTPAQKNILIFGALALGFLFFISLYGLQ
- a CDS encoding photosynthesis system II assembly factor Ycf48, whose product is MVIVKSWQKIFTLLVVLLLCIGCSKVPSTSYNPWAVVSLPTEAKLLDIAFTENPQHGFLVGSSATLLETNDGGNNWQPLNLALDDDRYRFDSVSFAGKEGWIVGEPSLLLHTTDEGRSWSRIPLSEKLPGNPIAIQALGTDIAEMATDVGAIYKTTDGGKNWKAQVEAAVGVVRNLERSVDGKYVAVSAKGSFYSTWEAGQNAWVPHNRNSSRRVENMGFSQDGLWLLARGGQVQFSDPANPDEWLDAETPELATSWGLLDMAYRTPNEVWIGGGSGNLLVSTDGGKTWEKDRDVEEVAANFYKVVFLKPDQGFVIGDRGVLLKYQPEAAKTATTEPAA
- the psbE gene encoding cytochrome b559 subunit alpha yields the protein MSGTTGERPFSDIVTSIRYWVIHSITIPALFIAGWLFVSTGLAYDVFGTPRPDEYYTQARQELPIVNNRFEAKKQVEQLIQK
- the psbF gene encoding cytochrome b559 subunit beta, translating into MTSGNNINQPVTYPIFTVRWIAVHTLAVPTVFFLGAIASMQFIQR
- a CDS encoding photosystem II reaction center protein L; amino-acid sequence: MERTPNPNNQPVELNRTSLYLGLLLVFVLGILFSSYFFN
- a CDS encoding photosystem II reaction center protein J, whose amino-acid sequence is MSAGSGRIPLWVVATIAGLGVITVVGIFFYGAYAGIGSSI
- a CDS encoding photosystem I reaction center subunit VIII, with protein sequence MATAFLPSILADASFLSSIFVPVIGWVVPIATFSFLFLYIEREDVA